DNA sequence from the Streptomyces sp. NBC_01497 genome:
CGGTGCGGGGCGTCTGGGCCCACACGACCTACGTCGGGCCAGCCTACCCGCCGCCGAGTGCCGGACGTAATCCGAGGGGATCCGGGGGTCTGCGTCAGGCTGATTCCACCCCCACGTAGGACTCCCGGAGGTACTCGTGAACCGCTTGCTCCGGGACCCGGAAAGACCTGCCCACCCGGATCGCCGGCAGATGACCGCTGTGCACCAAGCGGTACACGGTCATCTTCGACACTCTCATCACCGAGGCGACTTCCGCCACGGTAAGGAACTTGACCTCGTTGAGAGGCCTCTCGCTG
Encoded proteins:
- a CDS encoding helix-turn-helix domain-containing protein; the protein is MAADSERPLNEVKFLTVAEVASVMRVSKMTVYRLVHSGHLPAIRVGRSFRVPEQAVHEYLRESYVGVESA